One Lacipirellulaceae bacterium DNA window includes the following coding sequences:
- a CDS encoding Fur family transcriptional regulator gives MSDETAKILREHGVQVTAQRLAVLQAVSRLPHGTADEVADDARAEIGAISRQAVYDALNILVESNLIRRIQPAGSPARYEDRVGDNHHHLICRQCGVTVDVDCAVGKRPCLTAAETSGYEIDEAEVIFWGTCPKCIKKKPRKKEKATR, from the coding sequence ATGTCAGACGAAACGGCCAAAATATTGCGGGAGCATGGCGTGCAAGTCACTGCTCAGCGTCTGGCGGTCCTGCAAGCCGTTTCAAGGCTTCCGCACGGTACGGCGGACGAAGTGGCCGACGACGCGCGAGCCGAAATCGGGGCGATTTCTCGCCAAGCCGTCTACGATGCGCTCAACATTCTCGTTGAAAGCAACCTCATCCGCCGCATCCAACCGGCCGGCTCACCGGCACGCTACGAGGACCGCGTCGGCGATAATCATCACCATCTGATTTGCCGTCAGTGTGGCGTTACTGTCGACGTCGATTGCGCGGTTGGTAAAAGGCCCTGCCTCACAGCGGCAGAAACTTCGGGCTACGAGATTGATGAAGCGGAAGTCATCTTTTGGGGCACCTGCCCGAAGTGTATCAAAAAGAAGCCTCGTAAGAAGGAAAAAGCGACTCGTTAG
- the katG gene encoding catalase/peroxidase HPI: protein MSTNLSQCPYLNPSSRHTAAGVQNNGDWWPNQLNLKILHQHSRLSNPMEEEFDYAEAFKSLDYQALKQDLHNLMTDSQDWWPADYGHYGPFFIRMAWHAAGTYRIDDGRGGAGGGMQRFAPLNSWPDNANLDKARRLLWPIKQKYGKNLSWADLLVLTGNIALESMGLETFGFGGGREDRWEPDGDVYWGPESEWLGDERYTGERELEQPLGAVQMGLIYVNPEGPNGNPDPLAAAHDIRETFGRMAMDDEETVALIAGGHTFGKAHGAAPDDNCGPEPEGESLERQGFGWMNSFGSGSGADTITSGLEGAWTSEPTKWNNEYFDNLFGFEWELTKSPAGAHQWKPKDPAAADMVPDAHDPSKKHPPMMFTTDLALKEDPAYGPISKRFHENPDQLAEAFSKAWYKLIHRDMGPVSRLLGPEVAPPQLWQDPIPAAEHDLIDDADVAELKGKILSAGLTIPELVRVAWASAATYRGTDKRGGANGARIRFAPQKDWEVNQPEELSKVLAALEKVQSDFNGSQSGGKQVSLADLIVLGGCAAIEQAAKAAGHDVKVPFAPGRTDATDEQTDAESFEPLEPTYDGFRNYVYLEDGFDRPIEELLVDRACLLTLTAPEMTVLVGGMRVLNANTGGAPFGVFTETPETLTNDFFVNLLNNDLTWKKSEKCEHFFEGRLDGSDDVKWSATAVDLVFGSNSQLRSLAEVYASDDSKEKFVTDFVAAWDKVMNLDRFDLK from the coding sequence ATGTCTACCAACCTCAGCCAATGTCCTTACCTAAACCCTTCAAGCCGCCACACGGCAGCGGGCGTTCAAAACAATGGGGATTGGTGGCCGAATCAACTTAACCTGAAGATTTTGCATCAGCACTCGCGGCTTTCGAATCCGATGGAGGAGGAGTTTGACTACGCAGAAGCTTTCAAGAGCCTCGACTACCAGGCGCTCAAACAAGATCTCCACAACCTGATGACTGATTCGCAAGATTGGTGGCCAGCCGATTACGGGCATTATGGACCATTCTTCATCCGCATGGCGTGGCATGCTGCTGGAACTTACCGGATTGATGATGGTCGCGGTGGAGCCGGCGGTGGTATGCAGCGATTTGCTCCGCTAAACAGTTGGCCCGACAACGCCAATCTCGACAAGGCGCGTCGGCTGCTCTGGCCGATCAAGCAAAAGTACGGCAAGAACCTCTCCTGGGCGGACCTGCTGGTGCTGACCGGCAACATCGCGCTCGAGTCGATGGGGCTCGAAACTTTCGGCTTTGGCGGCGGTCGGGAAGATCGCTGGGAACCTGATGGCGATGTCTACTGGGGTCCCGAGAGTGAGTGGCTCGGCGACGAGCGTTACACTGGCGAGCGCGAGCTAGAGCAACCACTGGGTGCCGTGCAAATGGGCCTTATCTACGTGAATCCCGAAGGACCCAACGGAAACCCGGATCCCTTGGCAGCAGCACACGACATTCGTGAAACCTTTGGCCGCATGGCCATGGACGACGAAGAGACGGTCGCCTTGATTGCCGGTGGCCACACTTTTGGCAAAGCCCACGGTGCCGCTCCGGACGATAATTGCGGCCCAGAGCCTGAAGGCGAGAGTCTCGAACGGCAAGGCTTTGGCTGGATGAACAGCTTCGGCAGCGGCAGCGGGGCGGACACAATCACCAGCGGCCTCGAAGGGGCTTGGACCAGCGAGCCGACCAAGTGGAACAATGAGTACTTCGATAACTTGTTTGGTTTCGAGTGGGAACTGACGAAAAGCCCCGCCGGTGCTCATCAGTGGAAGCCGAAGGATCCGGCCGCAGCCGACATGGTGCCCGACGCCCACGATCCCTCGAAGAAACATCCCCCGATGATGTTCACGACAGACCTGGCCCTCAAAGAGGATCCGGCCTACGGTCCAATTTCTAAGCGATTCCACGAGAACCCCGATCAGCTTGCCGAAGCTTTCTCCAAAGCGTGGTACAAACTAATCCACCGCGACATGGGCCCCGTTTCACGACTGCTTGGCCCTGAGGTTGCCCCACCGCAACTTTGGCAGGACCCGATTCCTGCAGCGGAACATGATCTGATTGACGATGCCGACGTTGCTGAATTGAAAGGAAAGATTCTCTCAGCCGGCTTGACGATTCCCGAGTTGGTGCGCGTCGCCTGGGCCTCAGCCGCCACCTACCGTGGAACCGACAAACGAGGCGGAGCCAACGGCGCACGGATTCGCTTTGCTCCGCAGAAGGATTGGGAAGTTAACCAGCCTGAAGAGCTTTCGAAAGTTCTCGCTGCTTTGGAGAAAGTGCAAAGCGACTTCAACGGCTCGCAATCTGGCGGAAAGCAAGTTTCCTTGGCAGACCTGATCGTCTTGGGTGGTTGTGCGGCGATTGAACAAGCAGCCAAAGCCGCCGGCCATGACGTGAAAGTTCCCTTCGCCCCCGGTCGCACCGACGCCACCGACGAACAAACTGACGCCGAGTCGTTCGAGCCACTGGAACCCACCTACGATGGCTTTCGTAACTACGTCTACCTCGAAGATGGTTTCGACCGCCCCATTGAGGAACTGCTCGTCGACCGCGCTTGCCTGTTGACGCTCACTGCTCCTGAGATGACGGTTCTCGTCGGCGGCATGCGGGTGCTGAACGCCAACACGGGTGGCGCTCCGTTCGGCGTCTTCACCGAAACGCCGGAAACGCTAACCAACGACTTCTTCGTCAATCTACTGAACAACGATCTGACATGGAAGAAATCCGAAAAGTGCGAGCACTTCTTCGAAGGTCGCCTCGATGGTTCTGATGACGTCAAATGGTCAGCGACTGCCGTCGATTTGGTATTCGGATCCAACAGCCAACTCCGCTCCTTGGCGGAAGTTTACGCGAGCGACGACTCGAAAGAGAAATTCGTCACGGACTTCGTTGCCGCTTGGGATAAGGTGATGAATCTCGACCGGTTTGATTTGAAGTAA
- a CDS encoding DUF1559 domain-containing protein, producing the protein MPKRLSPRRHAFTLVELLVVIAIIGVLVGLLLPAVQAAREAARRTQCINNLKQIGLACLNQESSQGAYPTAGGSVSEFLDRDSQQGPLYGYEYASWMFQILPFMEQQSLADQRATAPVGSNGFTDTGLADTPVAAFNCPSRSERFGILGADVFRFGDYAGVMASHCDLGWTEFEWRADEPPKSNSQGTEEELVWTGIIARGGHTDLGATDVTKFSRIGFKSVTDGSSNTIMIAEKAVAADRYTIPRNSPFQFWEIRGYYSAADWPTMRMFGARTVDSCSRETVPVLNDGEQRPSSFNNQGSLKVEKGFGSAHSGVFLAVFGDGSTHSISLDADLIVLDRMGKRADGLPAEL; encoded by the coding sequence ATGCCCAAACGACTAAGCCCCCGACGCCACGCTTTTACGCTCGTCGAACTGTTAGTGGTGATCGCCATTATCGGCGTTCTCGTTGGCTTGCTCCTACCCGCGGTACAAGCGGCACGCGAAGCGGCTCGGCGGACGCAGTGCATCAACAACCTGAAGCAGATTGGGTTGGCTTGCCTCAATCAGGAATCCTCTCAAGGTGCCTATCCGACTGCTGGAGGTTCCGTATCCGAGTTCCTAGACCGCGATTCGCAACAAGGACCTCTTTACGGATATGAGTACGCAAGCTGGATGTTCCAGATTTTGCCCTTTATGGAACAACAAAGTTTGGCAGACCAGCGTGCGACTGCCCCAGTAGGAAGCAATGGCTTCACCGATACAGGTTTGGCTGACACACCGGTGGCCGCATTCAACTGCCCTTCGCGCAGCGAACGATTCGGAATTCTCGGTGCCGATGTCTTTCGATTTGGTGACTATGCTGGCGTGATGGCTAGCCATTGTGATTTAGGGTGGACTGAATTTGAGTGGAGAGCGGACGAACCTCCAAAGTCGAATTCTCAAGGGACTGAGGAGGAACTAGTTTGGACGGGTATCATCGCCCGTGGCGGCCACACTGACCTAGGCGCGACAGACGTAACGAAGTTCAGCCGCATTGGTTTTAAGAGTGTCACTGACGGCTCATCGAATACCATCATGATTGCCGAGAAAGCTGTGGCTGCGGATCGCTATACGATCCCGCGTAACTCTCCGTTCCAATTCTGGGAGATCCGAGGCTACTACAGTGCCGCCGATTGGCCGACGATGCGAATGTTTGGAGCAAGAACGGTCGATAGTTGCTCACGTGAGACCGTTCCGGTCTTGAACGACGGCGAGCAACGTCCGTCGAGTTTCAATAACCAGGGCAGCCTGAAAGTCGAAAAGGGCTTCGGATCAGCACACTCTGGGGTTTTCCTTGCCGTATTTGGCGATGGTTCGACCCATTCGATATCGCTCGACGCCGACCTAATCGTATTGGATCGCATGGGCAAACGTGCCGATGGCTTGCCTGCAGAGCTATAA
- a CDS encoding RNA polymerase sigma factor, whose protein sequence is MAKPSRSPDDSAAKPSPEVLSAAQFATEFQSSYDRLWVLAAAMLGDRHLAEDIVQDSGIVALKRLDEFEVGTSFVAWMSQIVRFQAYNQSRKRTRRSTRSVDPITLDSEASNHPATTQLPDSKGVLPANQTLFDDQVMQALQELSDVARACLLLRTLHQLAYAEIAAMLEIAEGTAMSHVHRSKALLRKKLTQNATKTDNQRTS, encoded by the coding sequence ATGGCCAAGCCCTCACGATCGCCAGACGATTCAGCAGCCAAGCCCTCTCCCGAGGTATTGAGTGCTGCGCAATTTGCGACCGAGTTCCAGAGCAGCTACGACCGCTTGTGGGTGTTGGCTGCAGCCATGTTGGGCGATCGCCACCTGGCAGAAGACATTGTTCAAGATTCAGGGATCGTCGCACTAAAACGTTTAGATGAATTTGAAGTGGGAACGAGTTTCGTCGCCTGGATGTCACAGATCGTGCGTTTTCAAGCTTACAACCAATCGCGAAAGCGCACTCGCCGGAGCACGCGCAGCGTTGACCCAATCACACTGGACTCTGAAGCGAGCAATCACCCAGCGACAACCCAGTTACCAGACTCGAAAGGAGTTCTGCCCGCCAACCAAACGCTTTTTGATGATCAAGTGATGCAAGCCTTGCAAGAACTAAGCGATGTGGCACGCGCGTGCCTGTTGCTGAGAACCCTGCATCAGCTCGCTTATGCGGAGATCGCCGCGATGCTCGAGATTGCCGAAGGGACGGCGATGAGTCATGTGCATCGTTCGAAAGCCCTGCTGCGGAAAAAACTGACTCAGAACGCCACCAAGACGGACAACCAGCGAACGAGCTAA
- a CDS encoding PEP-CTERM sorting domain-containing protein produces MLLRKIKLVAAVVVLTVCQSISDAQASSTTFSAAGGDPSSIQSTVDDFRNALGALNPFTPVQNADGRRQIDWDAAPAAVSAPNPFPGDFFNFNANPRARGIEFTTPGSGFQLSGDVDDGTPIRFENINPTYVDEFQTFSAERLFTALDSTIVEAKFYSPVDQTTPALTDGFGAVFTDVDTLGSTTIEYLDINGNTLLTETVPVADKGLSFVGVKFDDNVLASVVITSGDFVVGPDDGMLGYDIVVMDDFIFGEPIGIPEPATAGLAISALGLLGVRRRR; encoded by the coding sequence ATGTTATTACGAAAAATCAAACTCGTCGCCGCAGTTGTTGTCCTCACTGTTTGCCAGTCGATCAGCGACGCCCAAGCCTCATCAACCACTTTTAGTGCCGCGGGTGGCGATCCGTCGTCGATCCAATCAACCGTCGACGATTTCCGCAATGCTCTAGGAGCGTTGAATCCTTTTACTCCTGTGCAGAATGCCGATGGTCGGCGACAAATCGACTGGGATGCCGCCCCAGCAGCCGTTTCGGCACCGAATCCGTTTCCGGGAGACTTCTTCAACTTCAACGCGAATCCCAGAGCCCGTGGCATTGAATTCACGACGCCGGGGTCGGGTTTTCAACTCAGCGGGGATGTTGATGACGGTACGCCAATCCGTTTTGAAAACATCAATCCAACTTATGTAGACGAGTTTCAGACGTTCAGTGCGGAAAGGCTTTTCACCGCATTGGATAGCACAATCGTTGAAGCGAAGTTCTACTCACCCGTCGATCAAACCACGCCTGCATTGACCGATGGTTTCGGAGCCGTTTTCACGGACGTTGACACCCTTGGTAGTACCACCATTGAATATTTGGATATCAATGGCAATACGTTGCTGACGGAAACGGTACCCGTTGCCGACAAAGGCCTGTCGTTCGTTGGCGTCAAGTTTGACGACAACGTGCTGGCTTCGGTCGTCATCACCAGTGGTGACTTCGTTGTTGGTCCTGATGACGGGATGCTCGGCTACGACATCGTCGTAATGGACGATTTCATCTTCGGGGAACCTATCGGGATTCCTGAGCCTGCCACCGCTGGCCTGGCAATCAGTGCCCTCGGATTGCTGGGCGTACGACGTCGTCGGTAA
- a CDS encoding G8 domain-containing protein, producing the protein MDFLGRGMRRMKAVGAEQRNRVRLRFEELEARNLLALTTAVASGEWDDPAVWSAGVPDDTDRAVIPSGYTVTLTGTDHVAEELVIQGVLEVAEAAGADFDGSGTVDGSDFLSWQQGNGDADGDSNTDASDLGLWQQQYATAGTGGGATKTLTADWIHVNSGGVFQIGTAANRYDANDFVVTLTGEDPNAEFTNVPGVGTISNNNAFLMAAGGGRLQFFGKEKLTFTKLAATAQAGTSQILVENAIDRNHDGNINATDGSLNWEVGDQIVIASSSEDYDDEEVRIITAIADQGNGTSLITLDQTLSKRHYGEIETYGNGTRTWDIDLRAEVAILNRNVRIQGLASHDTDNFFGDRARFNAGTGDGFAGHTMIMGSAGQITIDSVQFDRMGQTGRLGRYPVHWHIAGDRSGDILRGSSVTNSNNRGVTIHTTHNVLVEGNVLHDIHGHGFFMEDAVETGNQYLHNIAFGIHKVGRSAAVGNFAPDPNDPFIVDTHDFVGQNANRFLSSSAYWITNPDNTWIGNISAGSEGTGFWFILPDEAIGAASGDPQYNNVNAERTNLRQFDHNSSHSSPAGLNFDRGSDIEKSLANKINGITPIKAFFDGDNYLPPQEPQVNYYTGYKHNVALYHRGFDANFHENRYADNFITSFITFTQRITDTLFVGHSQGNADLTDRVTGHTIYDGANTLDGNHFAGFADDDAHTFRVHSAANRFTSHVLSNTTFENDGTAASVSIATQSGGSNHNQAVGGASPAAIYDVDGTLTGHVGGGAGRTVVTNHPFFYDSNDFQPAGWNAWVSDDVYAQLFFRPTNQGAEIRVTSPDGDSGSEENVSSFNTHVKTNDGDYVVDFPEGVGSISSGLRVKHFQRVGPNNGSTVIRFEDLGNVLAPAGVPFVASLTTLRNSNNTVYTVVGNDLYVKFFSSGNEINFVTAPSQTNTLWQDDDPASGITNTSSNMLQVTQVSGSAATGDSSRALVGQVVLGSGPRFKNINTDELTIDPQYRGTEYSYTIDYFVPPGTTLDDPGGNSPDVFYVQMNFNGQNTHSAGFVSGAAAGSGWNTITLTDTVPSNATTAQPFFIVADGGFNGGPVNGNGSGVAFYIDNINFTVGLSGSAASSVQAATSGDDSGIDFVPLAIAANLGSVVSPAETPSLALSSFTPVTAPVSGDTRRDLALASFANELEEFPAADDAEQHETVGPWLSDELLEQVFS; encoded by the coding sequence ATGGATTTCTTAGGGCGAGGCATGCGCCGGATGAAGGCGGTGGGAGCTGAGCAACGCAATCGCGTGCGGCTACGATTTGAAGAGTTGGAGGCGCGCAACTTACTCGCACTCACCACAGCCGTGGCTTCCGGCGAGTGGGATGATCCGGCCGTCTGGAGCGCTGGCGTGCCCGACGATACCGACCGTGCGGTGATTCCCTCTGGCTACACGGTCACGCTGACCGGGACGGATCATGTTGCCGAAGAACTCGTCATCCAAGGCGTGCTCGAAGTTGCTGAGGCAGCGGGCGCGGATTTCGATGGCAGCGGTACCGTTGATGGTTCCGACTTTCTTTCCTGGCAACAGGGCAACGGCGACGCAGATGGAGATTCCAATACCGACGCCTCAGACTTGGGACTCTGGCAGCAGCAATACGCTACAGCGGGCACTGGCGGCGGCGCAACCAAAACCTTGACCGCCGACTGGATCCACGTCAACAGCGGCGGCGTGTTTCAAATTGGTACGGCAGCGAATCGCTACGACGCTAACGACTTTGTCGTAACGCTCACCGGTGAAGACCCCAACGCCGAGTTCACAAATGTGCCAGGCGTTGGAACCATCTCGAACAACAATGCGTTCCTCATGGCAGCCGGTGGTGGCCGCCTCCAGTTCTTCGGCAAAGAGAAGCTGACATTCACGAAACTTGCAGCAACGGCGCAAGCGGGAACCTCGCAGATTCTTGTTGAGAACGCCATCGACCGGAACCATGACGGCAATATCAATGCAACCGATGGCTCGCTGAATTGGGAGGTCGGCGATCAGATCGTCATTGCCAGTTCTTCGGAAGACTACGACGATGAAGAGGTCCGCATCATCACGGCCATTGCCGACCAAGGGAATGGCACGTCGCTGATCACTTTGGATCAGACGCTCAGCAAGCGCCATTACGGTGAAATTGAAACCTACGGCAACGGTACGCGTACTTGGGACATTGATCTGCGAGCGGAAGTGGCAATCCTCAACCGGAATGTCCGCATCCAAGGGCTTGCCAGCCACGACACCGATAACTTCTTTGGGGATCGAGCACGATTCAACGCCGGCACGGGCGACGGCTTCGCCGGGCACACGATGATCATGGGCTCCGCCGGGCAGATCACGATCGACAGTGTTCAGTTTGATCGGATGGGACAAACAGGACGGCTGGGTCGCTACCCGGTTCATTGGCACATTGCCGGGGATCGTTCCGGCGATATCTTGCGTGGCTCGAGCGTTACTAACTCGAACAATCGCGGAGTGACGATCCACACGACGCACAATGTGCTGGTCGAAGGCAATGTGCTGCACGATATTCACGGCCATGGATTCTTCATGGAAGATGCCGTGGAGACGGGCAACCAGTACCTTCACAATATCGCTTTCGGCATCCATAAGGTGGGACGTAGTGCCGCAGTGGGCAACTTCGCCCCCGACCCGAACGATCCGTTTATCGTGGACACGCACGATTTCGTTGGCCAGAATGCGAATCGCTTTTTGAGTTCCTCCGCTTACTGGATTACCAACCCCGACAACACCTGGATCGGCAACATTTCAGCAGGCTCCGAAGGAACCGGCTTCTGGTTTATTCTTCCAGACGAGGCGATCGGGGCTGCTTCCGGCGACCCCCAGTACAACAATGTCAACGCCGAGCGTACGAACCTGCGGCAGTTCGATCATAACTCGTCACACTCCTCACCGGCTGGACTGAACTTTGATCGCGGATCGGATATCGAGAAGTCGCTGGCCAATAAGATCAACGGGATAACGCCGATCAAGGCCTTCTTCGATGGCGACAACTACCTGCCGCCCCAGGAGCCGCAGGTCAATTACTACACGGGCTATAAGCACAACGTTGCTTTGTACCATCGTGGATTTGATGCGAATTTCCATGAGAATCGTTACGCAGATAACTTCATCACCTCGTTTATCACCTTCACCCAGCGCATCACCGATACGCTGTTTGTTGGGCACAGCCAAGGGAATGCGGACCTTACCGATCGCGTGACGGGGCATACGATCTACGATGGAGCGAACACCCTCGACGGTAACCACTTCGCCGGTTTTGCTGACGACGATGCTCACACCTTCCGCGTCCACAGCGCAGCGAACCGCTTTACGAGCCACGTGCTGAGCAATACCACGTTTGAGAATGATGGAACCGCTGCAAGCGTGAGCATTGCCACTCAGAGTGGCGGTTCGAACCATAATCAGGCGGTCGGTGGAGCGTCACCGGCTGCGATTTACGATGTCGATGGAACGCTAACAGGACACGTCGGTGGCGGTGCCGGTCGTACGGTCGTCACCAATCATCCGTTCTTCTACGACTCCAACGACTTCCAGCCCGCGGGCTGGAATGCCTGGGTGTCTGACGACGTTTACGCACAACTCTTCTTCCGCCCAACGAATCAGGGTGCGGAAATCCGAGTCACCTCGCCTGATGGCGATTCCGGCTCAGAAGAGAACGTCAGCAGTTTCAATACCCACGTTAAGACAAACGATGGTGACTACGTCGTCGATTTCCCCGAGGGAGTCGGCAGCATTTCGAGCGGCTTACGTGTCAAGCACTTCCAACGCGTCGGCCCGAATAATGGTTCGACCGTTATTCGCTTCGAAGATCTAGGCAACGTGCTTGCTCCTGCGGGTGTTCCATTCGTCGCGAGCCTGACAACACTTCGCAACTCCAACAACACGGTTTACACGGTCGTTGGTAACGATCTGTACGTGAAGTTCTTCAGCTCTGGTAATGAAATCAACTTCGTGACTGCTCCGTCACAGACGAACACTTTATGGCAGGACGACGACCCTGCGAGCGGCATCACCAATACCTCGTCGAACATGTTGCAAGTCACTCAAGTCAGCGGATCTGCAGCAACGGGGGATTCCTCACGAGCACTGGTCGGCCAAGTAGTCCTTGGGAGTGGGCCTCGGTTCAAGAACATCAATACCGACGAGCTGACAATCGATCCCCAATATCGGGGCACTGAGTACAGCTACACGATCGATTACTTTGTGCCGCCAGGCACCACACTGGACGATCCGGGCGGCAACAGCCCCGATGTGTTCTACGTGCAGATGAATTTCAACGGTCAGAATACGCACTCGGCGGGATTCGTCAGTGGAGCAGCGGCGGGTTCCGGTTGGAACACCATCACGCTGACCGATACGGTTCCATCAAACGCCACAACCGCTCAGCCGTTTTTCATTGTCGCCGATGGAGGTTTTAACGGCGGGCCAGTCAACGGCAACGGTTCAGGGGTTGCCTTCTATATCGACAACATCAACTTCACAGTTGGTCTCTCTGGTTCTGCCGCCTCGAGCGTACAAGCGGCAACATCAGGCGATGATTCTGGTATCGATTTCGTGCCGTTGGCAATCGCCGCTAATCTAGGAAGTGTAGTATCGCCAGCAGAGACCCCATCACTGGCCCTCTCTTCTTTCACGCCAGTGACAGCCCCAGTCTCTGGTGACACCCGGCGCGATCTGGCACTGGCCTCCTTCGCGAACGAGCTTGAAGAGTTCCCCGCAGCAGATGATGCTGAACAGCACGAAACAGTTGGGCCCTGGCTCAGTGATGAACTGCTTGAACAAGTCTTTAGCTAA
- the pckA gene encoding phosphoenolpyruvate carboxykinase (ATP), whose protein sequence is MPAMDLKQYGIATTDVLRNATPARLYEEGILHDGSTIAASGALAADSGEKTGRSPSDKRIVEEPSSKDDVWWGEVNKPLSPESFEKNKQLAIQYFNQCERAHVFDGYAGWDTECRIKVRVICTRAYHALFMHNMLIRPTAEELADFGEPDYVIFNAGRQTADPSVEGVDTTTSVALNFASGEFVILGTEYAGEMKKGVFTIMHYLMPKQGILSMHCSANSGPGGKDGVGGDVSLYFGLSGTGKTTLSADANRDLIGDDEHCWSDRGVFNIEGGCYAKTINLSRRNEPEIYDAIRFGTVLENTVQDAETHIVDFKNVSRTENTRASYPIDYIPHAKIPCVGDHPRDVIFLTCDAFGVLPPVSKLTPEQAMYHFISGYTAKVAGTEVGVTEPEATFSACFGAPFLVLHPARYAELLAEKMRRHKANAWLVNTGWSGGVYGVGTRISLLYTRAIIDAIHDGSLLKVETKTDPVFGLEVPLECENLPNAILIPRNMWIDTKAFDATAKKLAGLFAANFEKYAADASEEVRRAGPVV, encoded by the coding sequence ATGCCTGCGATGGATCTCAAGCAATACGGCATCGCCACGACCGACGTTCTCCGCAATGCTACGCCTGCGCGACTCTATGAGGAGGGCATCTTGCATGACGGCTCGACGATTGCCGCGTCGGGGGCGTTGGCGGCTGACTCGGGGGAGAAGACGGGCCGGAGCCCCTCAGACAAGCGCATCGTTGAGGAGCCTTCCAGCAAAGACGATGTTTGGTGGGGCGAGGTCAACAAGCCGCTCTCGCCGGAGTCCTTCGAGAAGAATAAGCAACTGGCGATTCAGTATTTCAACCAGTGCGAACGCGCTCATGTGTTCGATGGCTACGCGGGCTGGGACACGGAGTGCCGTATCAAGGTCCGTGTGATTTGCACGCGTGCTTATCACGCACTCTTTATGCACAACATGCTGATTCGTCCCACCGCGGAAGAGCTGGCCGACTTTGGCGAACCGGACTATGTGATCTTCAACGCGGGGCGGCAAACGGCGGACCCCAGCGTTGAAGGAGTCGACACCACGACCAGTGTCGCGCTCAACTTCGCCTCGGGTGAGTTCGTTATTTTAGGAACGGAGTACGCCGGAGAGATGAAGAAGGGCGTCTTCACGATCATGCACTACCTGATGCCGAAGCAGGGCATCCTGTCCATGCATTGCTCCGCCAACTCAGGACCAGGCGGTAAGGATGGCGTGGGAGGAGATGTCTCGCTGTACTTTGGCCTGTCGGGCACCGGTAAGACGACGCTCTCCGCCGACGCCAACCGTGATCTGATCGGCGATGATGAACACTGCTGGAGCGACCGCGGTGTGTTTAACATCGAAGGCGGCTGCTACGCCAAGACAATTAACCTGTCGCGGCGGAACGAGCCGGAGATTTACGACGCCATCCGATTCGGCACGGTGCTAGAGAATACGGTGCAAGACGCGGAAACGCACATTGTCGATTTCAAGAACGTCTCGCGTACGGAGAACACGCGGGCCAGCTACCCGATTGATTATATTCCGCATGCGAAGATCCCTTGCGTCGGTGATCATCCTCGCGATGTGATCTTTCTAACGTGCGACGCCTTTGGCGTGTTGCCACCGGTGAGCAAGCTGACGCCTGAGCAGGCGATGTATCACTTCATCAGTGGCTACACGGCAAAGGTTGCTGGCACCGAGGTGGGCGTCACGGAACCTGAAGCGACCTTCTCTGCCTGTTTCGGCGCGCCGTTTCTCGTACTCCATCCGGCGAGATACGCTGAATTACTGGCTGAGAAAATGCGCCGCCACAAAGCGAACGCCTGGCTGGTGAACACCGGCTGGAGCGGCGGCGTGTACGGGGTGGGCACCCGGATTAGTTTGCTCTACACGCGGGCGATTATCGACGCGATCCATGATGGCTCGCTGCTGAAGGTCGAAACGAAGACCGATCCCGTGTTTGGCCTGGAAGTTCCGTTGGAGTGCGAGAACCTCCCCAACGCGATTCTCATTCCCCGGAACATGTGGATCGACACAAAAGCCTTCGATGCGACCGCCAAGAAACTGGCCGGACTTTTTGCCGCAAACTTCGAGAAATACGCTGCCGATGCTTCCGAAGAAGTCCGCCGTGCGGGGCCAGTGGTTTAA